Proteins from a genomic interval of Staphylococcus debuckii:
- a CDS encoding HAD family hydrolase, with protein MDNVQAIFLDMDGTILQHNNKVSDETAEIIKKLRQVGYKVFIATGRSFDEIKNLTPEGFEIDGVISSNGTRGDAEGEMIFAHSLTYDAVQQIIKEAKAQHIYYEVFPFSGKRMILNEDHEWITKMIEGDTPPNNVGISEWNSRKAALNGNVNWVNEIPETKFSKIYMFTPDLEKVTSFREHLIEEKDALQISVSNSSRFNAETMAAGIDKGTGIKEMIEHFNIPQSATLVIGDSDNDRSMFAFGHYTVAMKNARPEIQALAKDVTSYDNEENGAARYLEEHFLK; from the coding sequence TATCAGATGAAACGGCTGAGATTATTAAAAAATTACGTCAAGTTGGATATAAAGTATTTATCGCAACAGGTCGTTCTTTTGATGAAATTAAAAATCTAACACCAGAAGGCTTTGAAATCGACGGTGTCATTTCTTCTAATGGCACACGCGGCGATGCAGAGGGGGAAATGATTTTTGCACATAGTTTGACTTATGATGCTGTCCAACAAATTATTAAAGAAGCTAAAGCGCAGCATATTTATTATGAAGTATTTCCATTTAGCGGTAAGCGTATGATTTTAAATGAAGATCATGAATGGATTACGAAGATGATAGAAGGCGACACACCTCCTAATAATGTCGGCATCAGTGAGTGGAATTCACGTAAAGCTGCACTCAATGGTAACGTCAATTGGGTTAATGAAATTCCTGAAACGAAATTTTCTAAGATTTATATGTTCACACCTGATTTAGAAAAAGTGACAAGCTTCAGAGAACACTTGATTGAAGAAAAAGATGCTTTACAAATTTCTGTCTCTAATTCCTCTCGTTTTAATGCAGAAACTATGGCAGCAGGCATCGATAAAGGTACAGGTATAAAAGAAATGATTGAGCATTTTAATATTCCGCAATCAGCTACACTCGTGATAGGTGATAGTGATAATGACCGCTCAATGTTTGCGTTCGGACATTATACAGTTGCTATGAAAAATGCACGACCTGAAATTCAAGCACTCGCTAAAGATGTGACATCTTATGATAATGAAGAAAATGGTGCTGCGCGCTATTTAGAAGAACATTTTTTAAAATAA